A window of Candidatus Pantoea floridensis contains these coding sequences:
- a CDS encoding DUF2627 domain-containing protein gives MYGIFSKEVTSKDVDVEYRFLAEP, from the coding sequence ATGTATGGCATCTTCAGTAAAGAAGTTACGAGTAAAGACGTTGACGTTGAATACCGCTTCCTTGCCGAACCTTAA